The Christensenella timonensis DNA segment CATAAAGCACCGTGTCGATCTTTTCCACCGCCGTTTTGATCTTATCCCACGGGACGGCCCCGCACGTCTCGATCGCCACGTCCACGCCTTCTGCGTGCAGTGCGTCCGTCAGCTCGCTGATGAAGTCCGCATGGCACAGCGCTTCGCCGCCCGAAAAGGTCACGCCGCCGCCCGATTGGTCATAAAACGCCTTGTCCTTGAGCGCCAGCTTAAGCACGCCCTCCACGTCATATTTTTTCCCGTCGATCTTCAGCGCCGCCGTGGGGCATACGTCCGCGCACACATGGCAGCCGTCGCAGCCCTCCACATATACGCCCGGCGCTTTCCTCACCTGCGTGGGGCATTCCTTCACGCACAGGCCGCAGCCCATGCAGTCGGCCTCGTTAAACTCGAACTGCGGCTCGAATTTCTGCGATTCCGGGTTGGAACACCACTGGCACTTCAGCGGGCATCCCTTGAAAAACAGGATCGTGCGGATGCCGCCGCCGTCGTGGATGCTGTAGCCCTGCACGTTGAATATCAAAGCTTCCATACCTTATGTTTCCCCTCCGTTGGACCATGTCCCGTTTTTTTTTCAGATCGTCGCGTTCTCCGTCCTTGTGATGATGGAATCCTGTACATCCCTCGAAAGCTCGTTGAAAAACGCGCTGTACCCTGCCACACGCACCACCAGGCTCTTATATTTGTCCGGCATCTCCTGCGCTTCTTTCAGCTTGTCCGCCGAAACGATGTTGAACTGCACATGTCCGCCGCGCATCTTGATATACGAACGAATGAGGCTCATAAACTTGTTTAA contains these protein-coding regions:
- a CDS encoding glycyl-radical enzyme activating protein: MEALIFNVQGYSIHDGGGIRTILFFKGCPLKCQWCSNPESQKFEPQFEFNEADCMGCGLCVKECPTQVRKAPGVYVEGCDGCHVCADVCPTAALKIDGKKYDVEGVLKLALKDKAFYDQSGGGVTFSGGEALCHADFISELTDALHAEGVDVAIETCGAVPWDKIKTAVEKIDTVLYDVKHMDSARHKKFTGMGNELILENARKIAQAKGDGMVIRVPLIGGVNADEENIRRTGEFAKEIGLREIHLLPYHRFGEPKYRKIGKEYAGEAFRTPTDEQQEKLSKMLESMGITVVIGG